The nucleotide sequence CTCGATCCGCCAGGAGCGATGTTGGACCTGAAACCGGGATTATTCTCATTGGTGGAGAGATCCCAGCGTAGCCCGAGGTTCAGCGTCAGCCTTTGATTTACTTTCCAGTCATCCTGGCCATAGAGTCCGAGAATGTTGTCTTTGTAATCCGGGAATTGGAAATTTCCCACCCCAAAGAACGCAAAGTCGGCGTCCGTCTGGGTTAGGGGTGCATCACTGAAGAAAATGAACTGGCCACGAGCGGCGAACTCGAGGAATGACTTTGCTAAAGCATGGTTGTAATCCACCCCGAGCTTGATGTTGTGAGTGCCCAAAGAAGAGGGGATATTCAGAGCCAAGTCGTCTCGAAGCTGGTGCCGTTCAATGAAGGTCTTCTGTGTGGTGTTGAAAGCACCGCCTGTAATCAGGCTCGGCCGGTCCACTTCGGGCGTCGCGGACAGCGGCAGGAGGTGATTGTTGAAGTGGGCATAGTGGTACATGATTGTGTTCAGCACTCGGGGGGACAAAACGTGGGTGTGCGACAGGACTGCGGAGTAGGCCTGGTTCGTACTGCGGATGCCATTGTCGGCCGCCCGTATCCCACCGATCCCCTGCAGGCTGAAGTTATTTTCATAGTTGAAGCGAAACATCAACTTTTGCTTGCTATTGAGCTGATGGTCGAGCCTGGTAGTAGCAAGACGCGAGGTAAACGGTAAGCCAACACTTCCCTCAAACTCTGGATATGCCCCGTTCGTATTTACGATTCCTAGATTCTTTTCGCCCGTGTTCTCGTACGCAGCGAAGAAGAAAGTGCGGTTCTTCAATACAGGACCTCCAAGGGTGAAACCCTGCTGCGCCCGATGAAAATCCGCCTTACGCGTCTGAAAAGGATCGCGAGCGTTCAGATCCTGGTTGCGATAAAACACGAAATAGCTTCCATGAAGGTCATTCGTGCCCGACTTGGTCACGACGCTCACAGCCGCCCCGAGTGCCCTGCCCTGGTCGGCGCCGAATCGCGCAGTAGCAACGTAGAACTCTTGAACGCCCTCGATGGTGAAGTTCTGCAGGAGCCCACCGTTGACAATGTCGGAGTTCTCCGCGCCATCGATGGTGAAGTTGGAACTGCGCCCATCAGAACCGCCAGCAGAAAGATTAAAGATTCGGGTTTTGATCGGATCAAAATTGGGCGCGGTTAAAACTCCAGGAACCAAAGCCGCTAAATCCCCGAACTGTCGTCCGTTCAGGGGAAGGTCGCTCACCGACTTCGGATCGACCACTCCCCCGATCCCGGAGTTTTCACGGTCTACCAGGGGTGCTGCACTGCTGACAGTAACACTCTGTTCTAGGGAGCCTAGGGTGAGGCGAATGTCCACAACTACGACTCGTCCAACCTGTATGTCGATCTTGTGAATTTGAGTCGCAAACCCGTCTTTCTTGGCAGAAATCGTGTACGCCCCGGGCGACAGGGCGTCGGCGGCGTAGCCTCCAGTGTCATCCGTAGTTAGGGTCCTCTCCACTACTCCCGTCCCGGCATTTTCAATTGTCACCGTGACACCCGGAACGACCGCTCCGTTTGGATCGAGAGCCGTACCTCGTAGCGAAGCCGTAGAAAGCTGCCCCCAAACCCCTACTCCACACCCCAGCAGAACCGCTAGACAAATTAACCACCGACAAACGTGCATATTGCCCCCTCGCGAGACTCGAGTTTCTGACACCTTCCTCCATGCTGCTTAACTTCCACGGTGCCGCAATGGTTGATTCGGCTTCAGAGGCTTACACTTCGCTGTTGGCTCCGGGATCCGCCGAGGCTGGCTGAGAAAGCTACCGCAGTGTTTTAGGGTATGTCAAGACTATTCATCTGCGTATATTTGTGGTATACCGTAAACAAATTGTGAGCATAGCGATTCCCCCCGCTCATTGGGCCCCTGTGGACATTCGCGAATCAAGAGAGGTGCCTTTGCCAAAGACCAAAAGTACAGGTCGCTCGCGATCGGGCTCACCTGGAGGTACCCAGGTTCCGGCCCGCAGAATGGAGTCCAAATCCCCTGCCGCCGCCCGGCACCGGAGCACGCTCGCAGAGCGGATTTATCAGCAGCTCAAACGTGACATCGTCCATGGCGTTTACCAGTCTGGCGAGGCTATTAACGAGAAGATGATGGCGAGAAAATACCGGGGCAGCCGCACGCCCGTGCGTGAGTCAGTGATGCGGCTGCAGCAGGAGAATCTTCTCCGCCTGGTACCCAACAAGGGTTACTTCGTCAGCTACTTAGCGATTCATGAACTGAATGAAATGTATGAGTACCGTTCCGAAATGGAGGGTTTCTGCGCCGAGCTAGCAGCCCGTCGATGGGCGGATGCCTCTCTTATGGAACAGCTTGTCGAGTTGGCCCAGATGCAGTATAGGACCAACGATCGTGCCGGCTACGAGAAGTTCATCGAAGCGGACACCAAGTTCCACGTCGGTATTGCGCAGCTTACGCGGAACCGCCTCCTCGTTCGGGCCGTCGCGGACCTCCGCTGTCAAATGGAAAGAATCATGTATGCCGCCATTGACATTGGCTACTACGGCGAGGTCCCATCTCGAGAGCACACCGAAATCGTGGATGCTATTCGACGCCGTGATGCGCCGGACGCCCGCAGGCTCATGTACGACCACATCGTCGGTTCCAAGGACAAGGTTTTACAGCTGGCCACTGGGAGGTCGAGCCACGGCTGAGCCTTGGTTCGTGTTCAAACGATGTGTCCTAATGACGGTCGTGATCCACGACGTAAGGGCAGTTCCGCCGTGCTGCGTTTCTCACTCGCGCATTTCAGAATCGAGGGGGGTACGATGTGACTACGCCCGCGAATATCGCAGGCGCGTGGAAGTAACAAGCTTCGATTTGGGTCCAAGTGCTAGATAGACCGGAACGAGCCGGCTCAACAGCTCTGTAACCCCACCGCCGGCTGCCGTCGCATTGAAAGCTGATGGCGCAGCCGGCTGATTAGTGCTGTTCTATCTTGTTGCTACCGCAACGCGGCGCAAGTGTCACAATCTTTGAGATCTTCTCCTATGGCGTATCTGTTGCAAGGCCTATTTCCGGCCTCGATATGCTTCGCGTTCCCGAATGTCAAGAGAATGATTGAGCGCCGCTGTGGTAGCCAATACGTCCGTACTGCCAGTAGTTCACTCCCTTGGTTGGTGCCCCTCCACTTCTGCAATACGCATAGTCACCGCGGTAACCCGGCCGACGATGTCCGCTTCGGTTGGGTATCGAAGGTGCCGGATCGGCCCCCTCGACTGTGGACTTGGAACTAGGATAAGTTGATTCCCGTCGAGTTCACACCAGCTGCAGGCGTAACCACCGCGGAGTTCGACGAAATAGATAGGGCGGTCGAACTCGTTCTGCCAATTGCCTGGTTTTACCTTGTTCTGGTGCTCGTCAATCTCGACGAACGAGCCCGGGCGAATCATCGGAAAGAGCGTGTAGTCCTCAAGTCCGATGTACCCGCAAAGGCAATTCCGCAGGTCCAATTGCTGCAAGAGAGCGACGGGAATCTCACCCCAGCTTTCAAACATCCGAGAGACCAGGTTCGTCCTCGCAAGCTCCACGTTCCTGCGAAGCTCAACGGGAAGCACAATCGTCTGTCCGGGCAGCTCGAGATTCGACCCAATCAAATGAGTGTGCGGCAGGCTGACCAGACGTTGCTCCTTGGCGGCATCGAGGATGTTGATCCCGAAGAAGCCCAAGACTCTTAAGTAATTGCATTTGTAGATGAGGCTCAAACTGTAGAGCTTGTAGATGCTCGGGGTAAACTTCCCATTTTCGACGTCTGTGAGCCAGCCGTGGGAAATGTAATAGTCCTGATTACTGTCCTTTTCGTGAGCGATCTGCTGGCTAAGTTTCTGCACCGCACGTGTTGAGAGGCGGGCGCGGCGGCGCTCTTCTCGAAGAAGCTTCCCAGCTTCCGGGCTCGGGGTCGACTCCAACATACGCGTCGGCATGATACAGAGGACTTCCTTCGTCGCGTAGACCGAAACGTTGGGGTTACAAAAACGCAACAACCGGACACAGGGGAAGCTGCAAAATCATACTCCGTTCTATTCCCCGTGAAACCAGCATTTTCTCGCTGGTCGCTAATCCGACCGATCATAGCTAGAAACTACTAAGGGCAGTCGTAGAGGGTCAGAAAGAAGCCTGGTCGTAGAAACGAGCAAAGTTCATAAACTTTTCAGCCTTGCCATCGGTACCGCGTATACAAAACGGCACAGCCTTGCGAGCAGATATCACCGCACCAAGGATCCTTGTGGATTCAAAGCGAGAACTTCGTGGCGGAGCCCAGAAGCTTGTCGAAGACAGAACTCGTGGACCGAGTCAAAGCGATCCTGCAGGGCAAGGGACTCACCCTCTATCAATGCTCACAAAAAACGAGGAATCTGTATGGAAGGTCGTCGCCATATTTCGTGCCTCACAACCTGTACTACGATATCGGCATTGGGACCTTCAGCCCGAGCCTTCACCAACTATTTGCGCTGAGCAAGGTCTCCGGCTACAACTTCAATGATTGGCTGCGAGTCTTTGGGTTCAGACCTGAGGACATCGCACGGTTGCAAGTTCTGCTGTCCGCAAAACGCACCTTGCTGCTCGATTCCTCGCTCGATGACCCCGAGGGTTGGATTCCATGGGTGCGAAACAAACCTGGGAATGTTCGCGCTCCTGGAATTTCTCCGCTTGGACGACTAGTAGAACTGGCACCGTCACGGCGCCTTCGCTCGATTGCCCGAACCTACAAAAGCAATTTCGTGTATGTGAAGATTGGCCGAGAAGACGCGCTCGCCTTTCCGGACTTGCTTCCGGGAAGCATCGTGCGAGCTGACACACGGGTTACGCAAGAGATGTTTTCATCCGGGCATGGAACAGATTCAAAGCCGCTGTTTCTGATCCAGCACTCGAACGGCTTGAACTGCTGCCGACTGCAAACCGTGGGCAAGAACCGCGTGATGCCTTTGTGTGGGCAGCTTCCATATGCTCAGATCGAACTGCAACTGCATGAGGAAGCCAGGGTCCTTGGGATCCTCGATCTCGAAATACGACCTTTGCTCAAGGCAGAGCAACCGCAGGTGCCGACAGAATTGGCAAAGCATTGGAGGCCGCTGGCATTAAGGTGGGATGACACAAAACTCACCAATCTGCTTCGCGCCGCCCGCTTGAGGGCGGCCTTGTCATTTCGGGAGGCCTCCGCGATGAGCCGCCGGGTTGCCGCAGAACTTGGAGATGAACAATATTTCGCAGCGGCAGGCTCGCTGTCTGACTACGAGGCGCGTGATGTTCCGCCGCGGCATGCGCACAAGGCAATCACGCTTTGCGCAATCTACGGCTTGCAGTTCGTCACATTTCTGAAGAGCATCGGACTACGCTTGGAGGACGCAGGCCGTGAGCCAATTCCCGATAGGCTGCTTCCTCGGAAGGTTTCGGCCGCCTCAAGGGGGATTGTCGACGAAACTGATGAGCCGCCCGAAAACGGATTCCTTGGGAATTTGCTTAGACAATCAGGGCATGTGCCATGGTTTCTGCGCGAGTCGCTCTCCGATTTGTCCGGCCTGAACGGTCTCTCTCTGCGTGATTTCTTCTGGGTTGGAGGAGAATCCAACCCGCTACACCCTTTACTCATCAACGGACTGCTCGTGATTTTGAATCGCCATAGAAAAAAGCCCATCTACTTCCGGTCAAAACCGCTGTGGCAGCAACCGGTATATGTCCTGTTGAGACGGAATGGAACCTACACGTGCGGATGCTGCAGCCTTGAGAACCGCATGTTGGTGATTCATCCGTTCTCGGCCAACTATCAGCCCCAGGAGCAACTGCGGAATCACGACGATGCTGAGGTCGTCGGGGAGATTGTGGCCATCGCCAGAACCCTGTGAGAAGAACCCTCAGTGACTCCCGATTTGTCTGAGTCGCTGCCTACACAAAATGAGGGCCGGTGCGACAGCTTCGGATTGCGACTAATCCGGATTTGGCCATTTGTGCTTCTGAGTTGGCGGCTTGAGCTGGTCATGAAGAACCGAACACACCGATTGGCGAAGCCAAGCGACTGAGTGCTACATTCGACGCGATGCGTTCCGACATAGAAGAAGCCGTGCAACTCTTGCAGCGGGGTGACGACGACGCTTTGGAGCAGGCCCTGGCTCTACTCCAAAATACCGTCTTCTCCTTTAGCATGCGGGTCTGCGGCCAACGCGAGGACGCGGAAGACACCATGCAAGAGGTACTCCTCAAGTCGGTTCCGCACCTGCCCAAATTCGACAGCCCCAAAGCCCTCGGGGTGTGGCTCTATAAAGTGGCAAAGAATCGCTGCCTGATGAGTCGGCGCCGAAGCAAGTTCGCTCCGAAGCAGGATCTTTCCCTGGAAGAACTAATGCCCGATCGGAAAGAACTTGAGCAGCTGGGGAGTGAGGGCAGCATCAACCCAGAGGCGTTCGCTATCCGGAGTGAAGAAGCGGGTCGTTTGCGCGACGCTATTCAGCAGCTGCCGCCACAATACCGTATTGTTTTGGTCCTGCGCGATATGGAGGGTCTAACCGACGAGGAGGTTGCTGAGATTACCGGGCTGCGTTCCGGAACAGTCCGCGTTCGTCTTCACCGTGCAAGGCTATTTGTCCGCAGAGAATTGATGAGAGCGTTGAAACCACGCTCCGGGAGATCGTCCGTCGCTTCGCGACCGTCTTCCCAAGAACAGCCAGGCAGCCAACAGCCCAGACCTGCTCGCTGCAAGGCCATGTTTGCTGAGCTCTCGAACTATCTTGACCAGCAGTTGGATGATACGCTTTGTGAGGAATTGGAGCGGCACCTGAAAGGCTGCGAACCGTGCGAGGCGTTCCTCTCTAGTCTCAAGGTAACCGTCGAACAGTGCCGAAGATCACCCGCAGAGCGTCCCGCCCGCGAGAAGGCAGTCGAACTGCGCAGGAAGGTGCTTGCTGATTACGAGCGCCTGGTCGCGAACAACATCCGACAGTAGTCACGGTTACGAGCCTGGCCGACTCAAGCCAGCTTTGCTCGGCAGAAGGTTGACGATCTCTTTTTCAAAGACCGAGATGTCGGTTGCGCCAATGTGTTTGGCACTGATCCGGCCATCCCGCCCGATCACGAACACGATCGGCAACCCGAGGACTCCGCCATAAAGTTCACCCGTCTGCGCATTGCCCATCACAACCGGGTAGTTCATCTTGAAGCGCTGGTAGAACGCGCGTACAGGTTCCGGTCCATCATCCATGGAAACGCCGATGATCTGCAGGCCCCTATCCCCGTACTTGTTTTGTAGTTCGACGAAATGCGGGATCTCCTCCCGGCAGGGATCGCACCAGGTTGCCCAGAAGTCCAAAAGGACGACCTTACCCCGATAGGATGAGAGATCGAGTTTCTGTCCCGCTATGTCGGGAAGTGAGAAATCGGGGGCCAGAGATTCTTTGCCGATACTCGTGCCCCTCGTGCCGGGGGGCACGCCATGATGACGGGCCATGAAATAGAGTCCCGCTACCACTGCGATCAGTGCCAAACCGCGGACAATCCCTTTCTTCAATATGCCGACCTCAGCCAGGAAGCGTCCAGTTCCCTAGTCTCCCTTGCCAACCGGATAGCCTTTCTCGACCCAATCCGTTCCGAAGTTGTCCGCAACATAGAGAACTTTCACATTGGTGAAGCCCATTGCACGCAGCGCATCGTCGGCCGGTTTGATGTTCGGACAGTGGCTCCACGGGCAGCAGCCGCAATACAAAACGATGAACTTGTTTCGCGGCAAGGATTCCACTCGCTTCCGCAAAGACCGCAAGCCACTTTCACTGGAGGCCGGTCCAATGTACTCCGAGCCGGGGATGTGAGCCTGGGTGTAGAGGACGTGGGAACCCACTTGAATCATTAGCGGTTTCTCGCTTTTGCCGGACTGAAGAATCTTGACCAGGTCGTCGGGGTTGATCAGGCGGGAGGCCGGGATGAGGTTCGCCTGAGACGCAAGCGCCACGGATGCCAGTGCAATAGCAACGGTCCCAAAGACGAGGACAAGGAGTGTCGGACGAACTTTGATCGGACTCATTTTGAAATTCTCTCCGCATTATCAATTCCTAATCATATAGGTGGCAAGAGAGCGCGCAACTCCGCGTATCGCCGAAATTTTCCTGTAACAAAATCCGCCCTTCTGCATTTATTCGTGTGCTTGGTCGATACAAACAGCGGGAGGCAATCATGATCACAGCCAAAGTCGAACTGACTCAACCACTTAAGCAGCAGCGCCAATTTGTGGCCCAGACCGGAACTGGCCACCACCTGCTGTTAGACGATGCGGCCGGAGGCACCGGAGCGAAGCCGATTGAACTGGTCGCCGCCGGACTAGCCGGGTGCACGGGGTTCGATGTTGTCACCGTCCTCCGCCAGAAGTACCACCAGAAGGTGACTGGTTACGAGGTACGGGTCGAAGCCGATCAAGCAGAACGGCCGCCCCAGGTGTTCACGGCAGTGCGAATCCACCATGTAGTCACCGGCTTTGAGCTTGACGTGGCGGCGCTGGAGGAGGCCATCCGCCTCTCGGAAGAGAAGTACTGCTCGGTGGGCGCGATGGTGCAGAAGACCGCGAGTTTTCATACAACTTACGAAATCGTTGAAGACAAGAGAGAGTGGGTGAAACCGGTTCAAGCCGCGGGAGTGCAAGGTTGAAAACCTTATTCAAAGTGGTTCTGAGCATCGCGACGTTGTGGCTATCTTGTGTGTCGGCTTCGGCTCGGCAAGAAGCCCAACCCTCGTCCCTCACTCTGCAGCAGGCGGTGAATATCGCGATGGAGAAAAATCCACTGCGTAAGGTGGCGATGGCGGATACGAAGGTGGCCTCTGCGGGAGTTCGCGCCGCGCGTTCCTTCCTCATGCCGCACTTGAGTTTTTCGGAAACGGTGA is from Acidobacteriota bacterium and encodes:
- a CDS encoding GntR family transcriptional regulator, with the protein product MESKSPAAARHRSTLAERIYQQLKRDIVHGVYQSGEAINEKMMARKYRGSRTPVRESVMRLQQENLLRLVPNKGYFVSYLAIHELNEMYEYRSEMEGFCAELAARRWADASLMEQLVELAQMQYRTNDRAGYEKFIEADTKFHVGIAQLTRNRLLVRAVADLRCQMERIMYAAIDIGYYGEVPSREHTEIVDAIRRRDAPDARRLMYDHIVGSKDKVLQLATGRSSHG
- a CDS encoding OsmC family protein → MITAKVELTQPLKQQRQFVAQTGTGHHLLLDDAAGGTGAKPIELVAAGLAGCTGFDVVTVLRQKYHQKVTGYEVRVEADQAERPPQVFTAVRIHHVVTGFELDVAALEEAIRLSEEKYCSVGAMVQKTASFHTTYEIVEDKREWVKPVQAAGVQG
- a CDS encoding TonB-dependent receptor; amino-acid sequence: MHVCRWLICLAVLLGCGVGVWGQLSTASLRGTALDPNGAVVPGVTVTIENAGTGVVERTLTTDDTGGYAADALSPGAYTISAKKDGFATQIHKIDIQVGRVVVVDIRLTLGSLEQSVTVSSAAPLVDRENSGIGGVVDPKSVSDLPLNGRQFGDLAALVPGVLTAPNFDPIKTRIFNLSAGGSDGRSSNFTIDGAENSDIVNGGLLQNFTIEGVQEFYVATARFGADQGRALGAAVSVVTKSGTNDLHGSYFVFYRNQDLNARDPFQTRKADFHRAQQGFTLGGPVLKNRTFFFAAYENTGEKNLGIVNTNGAYPEFEGSVGLPFTSRLATTRLDHQLNSKQKLMFRFNYENNFSLQGIGGIRAADNGIRSTNQAYSAVLSHTHVLSPRVLNTIMYHYAHFNNHLLPLSATPEVDRPSLITGGAFNTTQKTFIERHQLRDDLALNIPSSLGTHNIKLGVDYNHALAKSFLEFAARGQFIFFSDAPLTQTDADFAFFGVGNFQFPDYKDNILGLYGQDDWKVNQRLTLNLGLRWDLSTNENNPGFRSNIAPGGSRSKDLNNFGPRIGFAWDPVGHGKTIIRGGYGIFYALPVATDPAVESAFDGRRIGFAFLPGPININDPFPGLTQEQIRALVFSQPQFLLISLANHLRTPYAQQTSIGVQHAFTDTLGVTVDYVHNLGLKERLGIDVNIDPAGGIGSPDTPLAQEFGAVTAASYGPVIRVTDAGRSSYNALEMSVNKRLSHRLTFLGSYTWSHAVDLGDDSIGSTVANPFDLRSERGDSNRDQRHKFVFSGSVSMPHGFDLSTITSFASARPYDLVTGFSADGFAPNRPDGVTRNRGARDDAATIAAINVARASQGLSPITTTSPRSFFFYSTDLRLTKQFKIKERFRISALAEAFNIFNHVNYLSNGGPTFSGQSGAQNNVFAADFGKPRRTAGGVLGSGGPRAAQLGLRIEF
- a CDS encoding TlpA family protein disulfide reductase encodes the protein MARHHGVPPGTRGTSIGKESLAPDFSLPDIAGQKLDLSSYRGKVVLLDFWATWCDPCREEIPHFVELQNKYGDRGLQIIGVSMDDGPEPVRAFYQRFKMNYPVVMGNAQTGELYGGVLGLPIVFVIGRDGRISAKHIGATDISVFEKEIVNLLPSKAGLSRPGS
- a CDS encoding rhodanese-like domain-containing protein, with translation MSPIKVRPTLLVLVFGTVAIALASVALASQANLIPASRLINPDDLVKILQSGKSEKPLMIQVGSHVLYTQAHIPGSEYIGPASSESGLRSLRKRVESLPRNKFIVLYCGCCPWSHCPNIKPADDALRAMGFTNVKVLYVADNFGTDWVEKGYPVGKGD
- a CDS encoding sigma-70 family RNA polymerase sigma factor, coding for MQLLQRGDDDALEQALALLQNTVFSFSMRVCGQREDAEDTMQEVLLKSVPHLPKFDSPKALGVWLYKVAKNRCLMSRRRSKFAPKQDLSLEELMPDRKELEQLGSEGSINPEAFAIRSEEAGRLRDAIQQLPPQYRIVLVLRDMEGLTDEEVAEITGLRSGTVRVRLHRARLFVRRELMRALKPRSGRSSVASRPSSQEQPGSQQPRPARCKAMFAELSNYLDQQLDDTLCEELERHLKGCEPCEAFLSSLKVTVEQCRRSPAERPAREKAVELRRKVLADYERLVANNIRQ